A part of Aquibium oceanicum genomic DNA contains:
- a CDS encoding DUF3421 domain-containing protein, whose product MNGSYGSMPPPTITPNGGYEANGEPLFVCRASMNGGMHPGKIRNGFNGCNIGYGGREETVVSYQVFTGHGRWTTAQFGAIPQGMIQAGWEANGQPLGVCRAQWSDGVHPGKIRNGFSGCNIGYGGREITVNVYEVLTN is encoded by the coding sequence GTGAACGGCTCCTATGGGAGCATGCCGCCACCCACCATCACTCCGAATGGCGGTTATGAAGCGAATGGAGAGCCGCTGTTCGTCTGTCGTGCCTCAATGAATGGCGGCATGCATCCGGGCAAGATACGGAACGGGTTCAACGGCTGTAACATCGGCTATGGCGGGCGCGAGGAAACGGTGGTGTCCTACCAGGTTTTCACCGGCCACGGCCGCTGGACCACCGCCCAGTTCGGCGCGATCCCGCAAGGCATGATCCAAGCAGGGTGGGAAGCCAACGGTCAGCCGCTCGGCGTCTGCCGGGCGCAGTGGAGCGACGGCGTTCACCCCGGCAAGATCCGCAACGGCTTCAGCGGCTGCAACATCGGCTATGGCGGACGTGAGATCACGGTGAACGTCTACGAAGTCCTGACCAACTGA
- a CDS encoding DUF3072 domain-containing protein yields MTDQTNPKSADDSNTRKEPDDWVSGDEPMTGAQRSYLKTLSEQAHDDGAYDEGLSKAEASKRIDALKEKLGL; encoded by the coding sequence ATGACCGACCAGACCAATCCGAAATCGGCGGACGATTCCAACACCCGCAAGGAGCCCGACGACTGGGTCAGCGGCGACGAGCCGATGACCGGCGCGCAGCGATCCTACCTCAAGACCCTGTCCGAGCAGGCGCACGACGACGGCGCCTATGACGAGGGCCTCAGCAAGGCGGAAGCCTCCAAGCGCATCGATGCGCTCAAGGAAAAGCTGGGGCTCTGA
- a CDS encoding translocation/assembly module TamB domain-containing protein: MTRFILTLLTFLLALPAFAQDTPDEERSYFTDLVENQLSTDNRQIRISGIQGILSSEATIGQITVADSEGVWLRIENAGIDWNRTALLRGRLEIETLRADLIDFIRQPVPAEGGLPQPEAQPFQLPDLPLAIILENLEIERLHFGQTVFGLESSLSATGSFRLQDGELETTLNAQRLDGPGGTLALTASYANESEVLNVDLSLDEPADGIVANLLSIEGRPPVALALKGSGPVGDLDLQLTLDADGQRVLTGTTQLDRGPQGLEFAADIEGPIARLVAPAYRAFFGENVELTVNGTVRDGGGVAIEALDLDSAGLKLQATAETGADGFLRSLTLQANVGADGTQPVVLPVPGGTTTLQRATVDLAFGEAAGGEWSGKVSVSQLDSDAFSIDGVALDLGGEVRNLNDPQTRSITFDISGAANGIEAERQDIAEALGDRIELAINGGWNAGSPIRLENLLVDGKSLTLTAAGQIVDYVFDGKVGIEASSIAPFSELAGRELGGGANLTATGELKPLSGAFDLTLDGQATDLRIAQPAADNLLSGTTTISGRVARGEQGLVADGFRIANEQVELTADGTFATGAADFRFDVAVSDLAQIDERASGRLTATGTAKGSEGVINLDLDARVPSGSLAGRSLRDASVGFEGTLRGENLEGQLSGNAFLDGTRIDLASQIAVANGERRLEGLRFEAGGAVLTGDLTQTEAGLLTGELELDAPNISTAAALALAEARGAVNADISLSVQDGSQLASVNARVDGLVYDTIRVGEATADVRVEDLFDVPAVAGNISASGVVAGGVEVDTLRATATREGEATQFSAEATLANGADISASGALAPEGQGFRLTLADAQLAWQNLSARVSEPASVRIEGQDIALDALSLQVGNGNISASGTVSETIDVDLSIRDLPLAIANAIRPDLGLGGTVSGTADVTGPRDRPNVAFDIQGNDLAAAALRQAGLSTLDVDATGTTSGDRLNLDASITSPEGFRARATGGVPLGDGSLALDVTLQSFPLSVLNAAVPGQNLGGIVTGTANVQGALADPRVVFDLSGQGITAAPLAEFGIGSLGFTASGQYGAGAVVLNRATVSGPQDLSFTASGRVPISGPGLNVSVNGRVPLSLANRFLADRGTQVSGTLVADINVSGSIGNPVVTGSISTAGASLVDPETNIRFTGITLSASASVQTITINNLSASAAGGGTVSASGTVSIADGFPANLSIRLQDFRYTDGELVVATVDGTLSVTGALARDPLISGDILIERAEITIAGSLGGGPTSIDVIHVNPPSDVAVTLKRARANDGTPMPTARPSVARLDITVRAPNQIFVRGRGLDAELGGQVRITGPITGVQPVGAFNLIRGRLSILGQRITFDEGRVSLVGDLDPFIDFVARTESDDITVFITVRGRVSDPQIEFSSQPGLPQDEVLARLIFNRSIGELSALQIAQLAAAAAELAGGSNTSLLGSLRNATGLDDLDIVTNSKGETAVRAGRYIEENVYLGVEAGAQGSTRGTINLDITEDLKARGSVGSDGDSSIGLFYEKDY, translated from the coding sequence TTGACCCGTTTCATCCTGACCCTGCTGACCTTCCTCCTGGCGCTGCCTGCCTTCGCGCAGGATACGCCGGACGAGGAACGCTCTTACTTCACAGATCTGGTCGAGAACCAGCTCTCGACCGACAACCGACAGATCAGGATCAGCGGCATCCAGGGCATCCTGTCCTCCGAGGCGACGATCGGCCAGATCACCGTGGCCGACAGCGAGGGCGTGTGGCTGCGCATCGAGAATGCCGGTATCGACTGGAACCGCACGGCGCTCCTGCGCGGCCGGCTCGAGATCGAAACGCTACGCGCCGACCTGATCGACTTCATCCGCCAGCCGGTGCCCGCCGAAGGCGGGCTGCCGCAGCCCGAGGCGCAGCCTTTCCAGCTGCCCGACCTGCCGCTCGCCATCATCCTGGAAAACCTCGAGATCGAGCGCCTGCACTTCGGCCAGACCGTCTTCGGCCTGGAATCGTCGCTGTCGGCCACCGGCAGCTTCCGCCTGCAGGATGGAGAACTCGAGACCACGCTCAACGCGCAGCGTCTCGACGGTCCGGGCGGCACGCTGGCCCTGACGGCGAGCTATGCCAACGAGAGCGAGGTCCTGAACGTCGACCTGTCGCTCGACGAACCGGCCGACGGCATCGTCGCCAACCTGCTCAGCATCGAAGGCCGCCCGCCCGTGGCGCTCGCCCTGAAAGGCTCCGGCCCGGTCGGCGATCTCGACCTGCAGCTCACGCTCGATGCCGACGGCCAGCGCGTGCTCACGGGCACGACACAGCTCGATCGCGGGCCGCAGGGTCTGGAGTTCGCCGCCGACATCGAAGGCCCGATCGCCCGCCTCGTCGCGCCGGCCTATCGCGCCTTCTTCGGCGAGAACGTCGAACTGACCGTCAACGGCACGGTCAGGGACGGAGGTGGCGTGGCCATCGAGGCACTCGATCTCGACAGCGCGGGGCTCAAGCTGCAGGCGACGGCCGAGACCGGCGCGGACGGCTTCCTGCGGTCGCTGACGCTCCAGGCCAATGTCGGCGCGGACGGCACGCAGCCTGTCGTCCTTCCCGTCCCGGGCGGCACCACGACGCTGCAGCGCGCCACCGTCGATCTCGCCTTCGGCGAAGCGGCCGGCGGGGAATGGTCGGGTAAGGTCTCGGTCTCGCAGCTCGATTCCGATGCCTTCTCCATCGACGGCGTCGCCCTCGATCTCGGCGGCGAAGTGCGGAACCTCAACGACCCGCAGACGCGCAGCATCACCTTCGACATCAGCGGTGCCGCGAATGGCATCGAAGCCGAGCGGCAGGACATCGCCGAGGCACTGGGCGACCGCATCGAACTGGCGATCAACGGCGGCTGGAATGCCGGTTCGCCGATCCGCCTGGAAAACCTCCTGGTCGATGGCAAGTCGCTGACACTTACCGCTGCCGGGCAGATTGTCGACTACGTCTTCGACGGCAAGGTCGGCATCGAAGCGTCGAGCATCGCGCCGTTCTCCGAACTTGCCGGGCGCGAACTCGGCGGTGGTGCGAACCTGACCGCCACGGGCGAACTGAAGCCGCTGTCCGGTGCCTTCGACCTCACCCTCGACGGGCAGGCGACCGACCTGCGCATCGCGCAGCCTGCCGCCGACAACCTTCTTTCCGGCACCACCACCATCTCGGGACGCGTCGCGCGCGGCGAGCAGGGGCTCGTCGCCGACGGGTTCCGCATCGCCAACGAGCAGGTCGAACTCACCGCCGACGGCACTTTCGCCACCGGTGCCGCCGACTTCCGCTTCGACGTCGCCGTTTCCGACCTTGCGCAGATCGACGAGCGCGCATCCGGCCGGCTCACCGCGACCGGCACGGCCAAGGGAAGCGAAGGCGTGATCAATCTCGATCTCGACGCCCGCGTTCCGTCCGGCAGCCTGGCCGGCCGCTCGCTCAGGGATGCGAGCGTCGGCTTCGAAGGTACGCTCCGTGGCGAAAACCTCGAAGGCCAACTCTCCGGCAACGCCTTCCTCGACGGCACGCGCATCGACCTCGCCTCGCAGATCGCCGTCGCGAATGGCGAGCGGCGGCTGGAGGGCCTGCGCTTCGAGGCGGGCGGCGCGGTGCTGACCGGCGATCTGACCCAGACCGAAGCCGGCCTCCTCACCGGCGAGCTCGAACTCGATGCGCCCAATATCTCGACGGCCGCAGCACTCGCACTGGCCGAGGCCCGGGGTGCGGTGAACGCCGACATCTCCCTCTCCGTCCAGGACGGCAGCCAGTTGGCGTCCGTGAATGCGCGGGTCGACGGGCTTGTCTACGACACGATCCGCGTCGGCGAAGCCACCGCAGACGTCAGGGTCGAGGATCTGTTCGATGTGCCGGCCGTTGCCGGCAACATATCGGCAAGCGGTGTCGTCGCCGGCGGCGTCGAGGTCGATACGCTGCGCGCCACAGCCACCCGGGAAGGGGAGGCCACGCAGTTCTCCGCCGAAGCCACGCTCGCCAACGGCGCCGACATCTCCGCAAGCGGTGCCCTGGCGCCGGAGGGGCAGGGCTTCCGCCTGACGCTCGCCGACGCGCAGCTCGCCTGGCAGAACCTCTCGGCCCGGGTTTCCGAACCCGCCAGCGTGCGCATCGAAGGACAGGACATCGCGCTGGATGCCCTTTCGCTGCAGGTCGGCAACGGCAACATCAGCGCGTCCGGTACCGTCTCCGAGACCATCGACGTCGACCTGTCGATCCGCGATCTCCCGCTCGCCATCGCCAACGCGATCCGCCCCGATCTCGGGCTCGGCGGAACGGTCTCCGGCACCGCCGACGTGACCGGCCCGCGCGACCGGCCGAACGTCGCATTCGACATCCAGGGCAACGACCTCGCTGCCGCGGCGCTCCGCCAGGCGGGGCTGTCGACCCTCGACGTCGATGCGACCGGCACCACCAGCGGCGACCGGCTCAACCTCGACGCCTCCATCACCAGCCCCGAAGGCTTCCGAGCCAGGGCGACCGGCGGCGTTCCACTCGGCGACGGTTCGCTCGCGCTCGACGTGACGCTCCAGAGCTTCCCGCTCTCGGTCCTCAACGCGGCCGTGCCGGGTCAGAACCTCGGCGGCATCGTCACCGGCACGGCAAACGTGCAGGGCGCGCTCGCCGATCCGCGCGTCGTCTTCGACCTTTCCGGCCAGGGCATCACCGCCGCCCCGCTGGCAGAGTTCGGAATCGGCTCCCTCGGCTTCACCGCCTCGGGCCAGTACGGGGCGGGCGCCGTGGTTCTGAACCGCGCCACCGTCTCCGGCCCGCAGGACCTCTCCTTTACCGCCAGCGGACGCGTGCCGATCTCCGGTCCCGGCCTGAACGTATCGGTCAATGGACGCGTCCCGCTGTCGCTCGCCAACCGCTTCCTCGCCGATCGCGGAACCCAGGTCTCCGGCACGCTCGTCGCCGACATCAACGTCTCCGGCAGCATCGGCAACCCGGTCGTCACCGGCTCGATCTCGACTGCCGGCGCGTCGCTGGTCGATCCCGAAACGAACATCCGCTTCACCGGCATCACGTTGTCGGCGTCGGCGTCCGTGCAGACGATCACGATCAACAATCTCTCCGCTTCGGCCGCCGGCGGCGGCACCGTCAGCGCCAGCGGTACCGTCTCGATCGCCGACGGCTTCCCCGCGAACCTTTCGATCCGGCTGCAGGACTTCCGCTACACCGACGGCGAGCTGGTCGTGGCGACCGTCGACGGCACCCTGTCGGTGACCGGTGCGCTCGCGCGCGACCCGCTGATTTCGGGCGACATCCTGATCGAGCGTGCCGAGATCACCATCGCCGGCAGCCTCGGCGGCGGCCCGACCTCGATCGACGTCATCCACGTCAATCCGCCGTCGGACGTCGCGGTCACGCTGAAGCGCGCGCGTGCCAACGACGGGACGCCGATGCCGACGGCGCGGCCGAGCGTGGCGCGGCTCGATATCACCGTCCGCGCGCCCAACCAGATCTTCGTGCGCGGCCGCGGTCTCGACGCCGAACTCGGCGGCCAGGTGCGTATCACCGGACCGATCACGGGCGTGCAGCCCGTCGGCGCCTTCAATCTCATCCGCGGCCGCCTCTCGATCCTCGGACAACGCATCACTTTCGACGAGGGTCGGGTCAGCCTCGTCGGCGACCTGGACCCGTTCATCGACTTTGTCGCCCGCACCGAGAGCGACGACATCACGGTCTTCATCACAGTTCGCGGCCGGGTCTCCGATCCGCAGATCGAATTCTCCTCGCAACCCGGATTGCCGCAGGACGAGGTGCTGGCGCGGCTGATCTTCAACCGCAGCATCGGCGAACTCTCCGCCCTTCAGATCGCCCAGCTCGCCGCGGCCGCCGCCGAGCTTGCCGGCGGCTCTAACACCTCGCTTCTGGGAAGCCTGCGCAACGCGACGGGGCTCGACGATCTCGACATCGTCACTAATTCGAAGGGCGAGACCGCCGTCCGCGCCGGCCGCTACATCGAGGAGAACGTCTATCTCGGCGTCGAGGCGGGAGCCCAGGGCAGCACGCGCGGCACCATCAACCTCGACATCACCGAGGACTTGAAGGCGCGCGGCTCGGTCGGCTCCGATGGCGATTCCAGCATCGGCCTGTTCTACGAAAAGGACTACTGA
- a CDS encoding ABC transporter ATP-binding protein: MTAVAIDAVSRTFPGVRGGQPTVALTPITTAIAENDFVTILGPSGCGKSTLLRIVAGLDEPSSGTVSVRGRAVVGPGADRGMVFQSYTLFPWLTVEENIEFGLREKGMAKAQRSEIVAFYVAKVGLRGFERHWPKQLSGGMQQRVAIARALANDPAILLLDEPFGALDNQTRGLMQELLLQIWEADRKTVLFVTHDIEEAIFLGSRCLVMTARPGRVKADVAIELPHPRHYRMKAEPAFLDLKMRLTEEIREEAKKAA, from the coding sequence ATGACCGCTGTCGCGATCGATGCGGTATCCCGCACCTTCCCCGGCGTGCGCGGCGGACAGCCGACAGTGGCGCTGACGCCGATCACGACGGCGATCGCGGAAAACGACTTCGTGACGATCCTCGGGCCGTCCGGCTGCGGGAAGTCGACCCTGCTCAGGATCGTCGCCGGGCTGGACGAGCCCTCGTCGGGGACCGTCTCGGTGCGCGGGCGCGCGGTCGTGGGGCCGGGCGCCGACCGGGGAATGGTGTTCCAGTCCTACACGCTGTTTCCCTGGCTGACGGTGGAAGAGAACATAGAGTTCGGTCTGCGCGAGAAGGGCATGGCGAAGGCGCAGCGCAGCGAGATCGTGGCATTCTACGTGGCGAAGGTCGGCCTGAGAGGTTTCGAGCGGCATTGGCCCAAGCAGCTTTCGGGCGGCATGCAGCAGCGCGTGGCGATCGCCCGGGCGCTGGCCAACGACCCGGCGATCCTGCTGCTGGACGAGCCCTTCGGCGCGCTCGACAACCAGACACGCGGGCTGATGCAGGAACTTCTCCTCCAGATATGGGAGGCCGACCGCAAGACGGTGCTGTTCGTCACCCACGACATCGAGGAAGCGATCTTCCTCGGTAGCCGCTGCCTGGTGATGACGGCCCGGCCCGGCCGCGTGAAGGCGGACGTGGCGATCGAACTCCCCCATCCGCGCCACTACCGCATGAAGGCCGAGCCGGCGTTCCTCGACCTGAAGATGCGGCTGACGGAGGAGATTCGCGAGGAAGCGAAGAAGGCGGCCTAG
- the argB gene encoding acetylglutamate kinase, with amino-acid sequence MSSDLAATAAEQARLLSAALPYMQRYENKTVVVKYGGHAMGDVELGRAFARDIALLKQSGVNPIVVHGGGPQIGAMLSKMGIESKFEGGLRVTDRKTVEIVEMVLAGSINKEIVALINAEGEWAIGLCGKDGNMVFAEKAKKTVVDPDSNIERVLDLGYVGEPVEVDRTLLDLLARSEMIPVIAPVAPGRDGATYNINADTFAGAIAGALGASRLLFLTDVPGVLDADKKLIDQLTVAEAKALIADGTISGGMIPKVETCIEAIERGVQGVVVLNGKTPHAVLLELFTEHGAGTLIVP; translated from the coding sequence ATGTCGAGTGACCTCGCCGCCACCGCCGCAGAACAGGCGCGCCTGCTTTCGGCAGCGCTTCCCTACATGCAGCGCTACGAGAACAAGACGGTCGTGGTGAAGTATGGCGGGCACGCCATGGGCGACGTCGAACTCGGCCGGGCGTTCGCCCGCGATATCGCGCTCCTGAAGCAGTCCGGCGTCAACCCGATCGTGGTGCACGGCGGTGGCCCGCAGATCGGCGCGATGCTCTCCAAGATGGGCATCGAATCGAAGTTCGAGGGCGGACTGCGCGTGACGGACCGCAAGACGGTCGAGATCGTCGAGATGGTGCTCGCCGGATCGATCAACAAGGAAATCGTGGCGCTGATCAACGCCGAGGGCGAATGGGCGATCGGGCTCTGCGGCAAGGACGGCAACATGGTCTTCGCGGAGAAGGCCAAGAAGACCGTCGTCGATCCGGATTCCAACATCGAGCGGGTTCTCGACCTCGGTTACGTCGGGGAGCCGGTAGAGGTCGACCGGACGCTTTTGGACCTTCTCGCCCGCTCCGAGATGATTCCCGTCATCGCGCCGGTCGCGCCGGGACGCGACGGGGCGACCTACAATATCAACGCCGACACCTTCGCCGGCGCCATCGCCGGTGCGCTGGGCGCCTCGCGCCTGCTCTTCCTGACGGATGTGCCCGGTGTGCTGGACGCGGACAAGAAGCTGATCGACCAGCTGACGGTCGCGGAAGCGAAGGCGCTGATCGCCGACGGGACGATCTCCGGCGGCATGATCCCGAAGGTGGAGACCTGCATCGAGGCGATCGAGCGCGGCGTCCAGGGCGTCGTCGTCCTCAACGGCAAGACGCCGCACGCCGTGCTGCTGGAGCTATTCACCGAGCACGGCGCGGGGACGCTGATCGTGCCGTAA
- a CDS encoding ferritin-like domain-containing protein: MGLFTKDIKTMDDLFVHQLQDIYYAEKQILKALPKMIDKASSTELKTGFKQHLAETEIHVERLERVFKMHGKEPKAVDCPAIDGIIKETNEVAGEVEDKDVLDAALINAAQAVEHYEITRYGTLIAWARQLGRNDCASVLQQTLAEEKKTDEKLTNLAEMRINLKAAE; this comes from the coding sequence ATGGGACTTTTCACCAAAGACATCAAGACGATGGATGACCTGTTCGTGCACCAGCTGCAGGACATCTACTACGCCGAAAAGCAGATCCTGAAGGCGCTGCCGAAGATGATCGACAAGGCGTCGAGCACGGAACTGAAGACCGGCTTCAAGCAGCATCTCGCCGAGACGGAGATCCATGTCGAAAGGCTCGAACGCGTCTTCAAGATGCACGGCAAGGAGCCGAAGGCGGTGGACTGCCCCGCCATCGACGGCATCATCAAGGAGACCAACGAGGTCGCCGGCGAGGTCGAGGACAAGGATGTTCTCGATGCCGCGCTGATCAATGCCGCGCAGGCGGTGGAGCACTATGAAATCACGCGCTACGGCACCCTGATCGCCTGGGCGCGCCAGTTGGGCCGCAACGATTGCGCTTCGGTTCTCCAGCAGACGCTGGCCGAGGAGAAGAAGACGGACGAGAAGCTCACCAACCTCGCCGAAATGCGCATCAACCTCAAGGCTGCAGAATAG
- a CDS encoding DMT family transporter, with the protein MELWIPITLAAAFLQNLRSAMQKHLKGVMGTTGATFVRFGFGVPFALFFVLGLNRFAGYEFPAVNATFLAWAAVGGLGQIAATFLLVHLFSFRNFAVGTAYSRTEPAQAALFGLMFLGERVTAGVLAAIAVSVFGVMLISVAHTRLTWRALFASLVSRNALIGLASGTLFGISAVAYRAASLSLGGPNFMMQAAVTLVFVIVFQTVLMGGWMLWRDRAEIVRIRKAWKLSLLVGVAGACASFGWFMAMTLEHAAVVKALAQVEMIFTFASSVFFFRERITPLEVAGCAMIVGGILLLLLIG; encoded by the coding sequence ATGGAACTCTGGATACCCATCACCCTCGCGGCCGCGTTCCTGCAGAACCTGCGTTCGGCGATGCAGAAGCACCTGAAGGGCGTCATGGGCACCACCGGCGCGACCTTCGTGAGGTTCGGGTTCGGGGTCCCCTTCGCCCTGTTCTTCGTACTGGGGCTCAACCGTTTCGCCGGCTATGAGTTTCCGGCCGTCAACGCGACCTTCCTTGCCTGGGCGGCGGTGGGCGGTCTTGGCCAGATCGCGGCGACCTTCCTGCTCGTCCATCTCTTCTCGTTCCGCAACTTCGCCGTCGGTACCGCCTACTCGCGCACGGAGCCCGCGCAAGCCGCGCTGTTTGGACTGATGTTCCTGGGCGAGAGGGTGACCGCCGGCGTCCTGGCGGCGATCGCCGTCAGCGTGTTCGGCGTCATGCTGATATCGGTCGCGCACACCAGGCTGACGTGGCGCGCGCTCTTCGCGTCGCTGGTCAGCCGCAACGCGCTGATCGGGCTCGCCTCCGGCACGCTCTTCGGCATTTCGGCCGTCGCCTATCGTGCCGCGTCCCTGTCCCTGGGCGGGCCGAACTTCATGATGCAGGCGGCGGTGACGCTGGTTTTCGTCATCGTGTTCCAGACCGTGCTCATGGGCGGCTGGATGCTCTGGCGCGACCGTGCCGAGATCGTCCGTATCCGAAAAGCCTGGAAGCTCTCGCTGCTGGTCGGCGTGGCGGGGGCCTGCGCCTCCTTCGGCTGGTTCATGGCGATGACGCTGGAGCACGCGGCGGTCGTGAAGGCGCTGGCGCAGGTCGAGATGATCTTCACCTTCGCCTCGTCGGTTTTCTTTTTCCGGGAGCGCATCACGCCGCTGGAAGTCGCCGGCTGCGCCATGATCGTCGGCGGTATCCTGCTGCTCCTTCTCATCGGCTGA
- a CDS encoding GMC oxidoreductase, with protein sequence MIFQDAAQFTASGFTPQVCIVGAGPAGITIANKLAAAGIKSVLLEGGAEEWTEDSQDVYRGITVGDPYFDLHITRLRFLGGCSNHWAGWCRVLDAHDFTAKSYVPDTGWPIRRGDIEPFLPETFDVLGLQDFPPDRQTTDRFYRFEVQKSEAVRFGEKYRDAIAGSEHIALLLNTAAGELVGDGTRITAAKLISNGADAGEIAAPYFVVATGGLENSRLLLWSNERSNGGVVPHAEALGRYWMEHPMYWTGNAFLTDTAALTPDHEGHAFFIPSPQAMAEREVLNFHVQVETMPFSGAKRMIADLACHAPQTAEWVSGLLGSRLQCSARVHLDWEQAPRHHNRVALSTTDRDAYGVPRIELHWKKDELDRHTMLEAMRMFGEDLARKDLGRVQISDWVLNGEDYPDDMELAGNHHMGGTRMGTDVKTSVVDRDCRVHGMANLFVGGSSVFTTSGQCTPTTTIVALALRLGDHLAREVVGVRTEAKA encoded by the coding sequence ATGATCTTCCAGGATGCGGCACAGTTCACGGCCTCCGGCTTCACGCCGCAGGTCTGCATCGTCGGCGCCGGCCCGGCCGGCATCACCATCGCCAACAAGCTAGCGGCGGCGGGCATAAAGTCCGTGCTGCTCGAAGGCGGCGCGGAGGAGTGGACCGAGGATTCCCAGGACGTCTATCGCGGCATCACTGTCGGCGATCCCTATTTCGACCTCCACATCACCAGGTTGAGATTTCTCGGCGGCTGCTCGAACCATTGGGCAGGCTGGTGCAGGGTGCTCGACGCACATGATTTCACTGCGAAATCCTACGTCCCCGACACCGGCTGGCCGATCCGCCGCGGCGACATCGAACCGTTCCTGCCGGAGACCTTCGATGTCCTGGGTCTGCAAGACTTCCCGCCGGACCGCCAGACGACGGACCGCTTCTACCGCTTCGAGGTGCAGAAGAGCGAGGCCGTGCGGTTCGGCGAGAAGTACCGCGACGCCATCGCCGGCAGCGAACACATCGCTCTCCTCCTGAACACCGCGGCGGGCGAACTGGTCGGCGACGGCACGCGCATCACCGCGGCGAAACTGATTTCGAACGGCGCCGACGCTGGCGAGATCGCGGCACCCTATTTCGTGGTTGCGACCGGCGGCCTCGAGAATTCGCGCCTGCTGCTCTGGTCCAACGAGCGCTCGAATGGCGGCGTCGTGCCCCATGCCGAAGCGCTCGGGCGCTACTGGATGGAGCACCCCATGTACTGGACCGGCAACGCCTTCCTTACCGACACCGCTGCACTCACGCCGGATCATGAAGGTCATGCCTTCTTCATCCCGTCGCCGCAGGCGATGGCGGAGCGTGAAGTGCTCAACTTCCATGTCCAGGTCGAGACCATGCCGTTCAGCGGCGCGAAACGCATGATCGCCGATCTCGCATGCCATGCGCCGCAGACCGCGGAGTGGGTGTCGGGCCTCCTCGGCAGCAGGCTGCAGTGCAGTGCGCGGGTCCATCTCGACTGGGAGCAGGCGCCGCGCCATCACAACCGCGTCGCGCTCTCGACGACGGACCGGGACGCGTACGGAGTTCCGCGCATCGAACTGCACTGGAAGAAGGACGAGCTGGATCGTCACACCATGCTGGAGGCGATGCGGATGTTCGGCGAGGACCTTGCGCGCAAGGACCTCGGGCGGGTGCAGATCAGCGACTGGGTTCTGAACGGCGAGGACTATCCGGACGACATGGAACTGGCGGGCAACCATCACATGGGCGGAACGCGCATGGGAACGGACGTCAAGACGAGCGTCGTCGATCGCGACTGCCGCGTGCACGGCATGGCCAACCTCTTCGTGGGTGGCTCCTCGGTCTTCACGACCTCGGGCCAGTGCACGCCCACGACGACGATCGTCGCACTCGCGCTGCGTCTCGGCGACCATCTGGCGCGCGAAGTGGTCGGCGTCCGGACCGAAGCCAAGGCCTGA
- the mbfA gene encoding iron exporter MbfA, whose translation MLSRVFGFGRRSFDSLSEQEVLALAISSEEDDGRIYRAYADGLRDEFPQSAKVFDGMAEEEEQHRAALIDLHRERFGESIPLIRREHVRGFYERKPDWLVRPLGLEKVLAQGEEMERQAERFYLEAARRTSDASTRKLLGDLAAAEGRHEKTAQRLEREHLPEGTRTQELNTERRQFILTYVQPGLAGLMDGSVSTLAPIFAAAFATGDTWQTFLVGLSASVGAGISMGFTEAAHDDGKLSGRGSPVKRGFASGIMTTIGGLGHALPYLIPQFWTATTVAVVVVFLELWAIAFIQNRYMDTPFLRATFQVVLGGALVFAAGVLIGNA comes from the coding sequence ATGCTCTCCCGTGTTTTCGGCTTCGGCCGCCGTTCCTTCGATTCCCTCTCCGAGCAGGAAGTGCTCGCGCTCGCCATCTCGTCGGAAGAAGACGACGGCCGCATCTACCGGGCCTACGCCGACGGATTGCGCGACGAGTTCCCGCAGTCTGCGAAGGTGTTCGACGGGATGGCCGAGGAAGAGGAGCAGCACCGCGCCGCCCTCATCGATCTGCACCGGGAGCGCTTCGGCGAAAGCATCCCGCTGATCCGCCGGGAGCACGTGCGCGGCTTCTACGAGCGCAAGCCGGACTGGCTGGTTCGCCCGCTTGGCTTGGAAAAGGTACTGGCGCAGGGCGAGGAGATGGAGCGGCAGGCCGAGCGGTTTTACCTGGAAGCAGCCAGGCGCACCTCGGATGCGTCGACGCGCAAGCTGCTGGGCGATCTCGCCGCCGCCGAGGGTCGCCACGAAAAGACCGCGCAACGCCTGGAGCGGGAGCACCTGCCGGAAGGCACCCGCACACAGGAACTGAACACCGAGCGCCGCCAGTTCATCCTCACCTACGTCCAGCCGGGCCTCGCCGGTCTGATGGACGGCTCGGTCTCCACGCTCGCGCCGATCTTTGCCGCCGCCTTCGCGACCGGCGACACGTGGCAGACCTTTCTGGTCGGCCTTTCGGCTTCGGTGGGGGCGGGCATCTCGATGGGGTTCACGGAGGCCGCCCATGACGACGGCAAGCTCTCGGGCCGCGGCTCGCCCGTCAAGCGCGGTTTTGCTTCCGGCATCATGACGACGATCGGTGGGCTGGGCCACGCGCTGCCATACCTCATCCCGCAATTCTGGACGGCGACGACGGTGGCCGTGGTGGTCGTGTTCCTGGAACTCTGGGCGATCGCCTTCATCCAGAACCGCTACATGGACACGCCCTTCCTGCGGGCGACTTTCCAGGTCGTTCTGGGCGGTGCACTGGTCTTCGCCGCGGGCGTGCTGATCGGCAATGCGTGA